The following DNA comes from Vigna radiata var. radiata cultivar VC1973A chromosome 4, Vradiata_ver6, whole genome shotgun sequence.
TACAaaagtaagggtaagctagaataCAAAACATGTCATATATCATTTATAACCTATCatctttaaatcaaatatgtagCATTCACCAATCCAAACACCTTAATATGCAAAAGACCTAAATCAATTGTCTGGACTAAGAATGAATgacgagctatggcgggttgtacacttgtggtgacctctactactttgcaaagtcattgccaatgtgtttcaccctaccaccctcacaaggttagtctgttaccGCGTCATGGGCCTCCAAGAAGCACCTAAACTAAGAATGAAAGATCATTCGAGTGTTAGGATAACTCCCAATATTGAGCTCCCTACATTCATTCTATATATACTTCAAACCACACCGAAGGAGTCCCTCTGTGGAACCCATTTTACTAAACGTGAAACCATTTGAATCCATAtgaaaccatatacatataacctttcacttttacattacatacaaaaatatataacactgATTATACTTCAAAGGACCATAAACAACccaacaagtcatcaaaaatcacataaaaCCATTCCGTATACATTAATAAACAAGGACAGTCCAAGAAGAACCAAGGCATGTACAACCAGTGAGTTTTTCATCGCCTAGCTCCATAGAGTTTAAGAACTCAGCAAACTCAAGTTCAAGTTCTAATCCTAAATCAGTACAAGCATCTTCAAAATCAGCCATATTAACTTTCACATCATCAAAAACTGCATATCTATCATCATGAGCATCTAATTCATCATCAAGGAGTTCATTTAAATCTGTGCAATCATCAAAAACACTAGATGCAGGCACATGAACTCTATCAATGGAAAATGctgaatttataatattagactGATTAAAGCAAGGACTAAAATCAACAACTTCTAAAGACACATCAAACACAGGAAAATCAATTTCAGGCTCACATACATCAGTATCAAAATCCATTTCATAGTACTGAAGCACCAAAACATGGTTGGCAACTTCCCTCATTTTTTTCAAGTATTCTTTAGGCTTTCTGAAATCAATTTGTACTTCAataagttcaatttttaaatcagaattCAAATCAACAGTACAACCAATTTCAGATTAAGGTTCAATACTCTTATCACCATCATAATACACATTTTCACTTAATTGAGCACTAGCAGTAGTAAACTCAAATATAGGGACAACAACAAAACTATTACAACCATGAATCACAGTCAACTCCCTAAAACCAACAACTAGCTTTTCAAAATCAGCATCAGTGTAATTATGGTCATAAGGTTCACATAcacattcaaaaatataaacagaTGCATTCATACAATCATCACTCGTCAAAGAATTGGAATTATCATCGTCAAAACTAAAAGCAGAATGTGAATCAATGAGAGCAGGATTAGAGTATACAGTTACAAAGGTGGTTGGACACTTAATCTCTTAAAACTCTGCGACAGCAGCTACCGTCAGTGGTGCTTCATTAATATCAGCTCCTTTCTCCTCTTCAGCTTTCCATGTCAGCTTGTTGACAACAGCTACTAACTGAGCCACTTGAGTGGTCAGTCCTTGAAGTTCAGACGATGGATTTCTCTGTTGTAATTGgtcactgataacggtctaaaaaccgttattttcatacttaaatttgatattaaaacacatcctttatggcttagaacgagctttaaatcaagtaaaacacttagttgtgtcttgtgagagtcaaaagttggttttagagatattatgcttgttttacattcttttgcagggttttaaggtgaattgaagatggaagtgaagtaaggtggacttagacccatgaaagaaggagaaaaatgatgaaaagaagggtcaagtgagccgctgagcgccagaatggaccgttgagcgctcagagcgattagagggaaaccgctcagcgacaAAACTAACTGTTGAgtggtcaaagcggcaagagggaaaccgctgagcggtgaacttaggcgcctaggcagttttctgtttttattagctagattctgtaattcttatttattttatatgcttgatttatcaattattgggttcttcacctttgcttaatgcttttatcgtttaactcattcggtaaatgttgtttgtctatattgatacggggacgtacaataatgtcatgaactgatgttgaattccttgattatgttaatactgcctagggataagggtaggacaatcaattgtgtTTTGCTTcagtttatcatgcattattaattgctaggggaggctagggatagcaagccggtaattagtaataggctcttttcaccaagggattgggttaagggtagaccaagaaagtttgcatgacaatatgataaataagataattaaataagaagagtagatatatgagggtggataagatgaaattgtaaaccccaacaactccattcatccatagtttctttaagccaactgaatcattgcatttgcatgtttacttttgttctttgcatacacacttcaaactaattcttttctcaagttttatgcgattagtttacatgaaaagtaaggcctacgagtcctttgggaaaatgatacttggacttacccattttatattacttgataacgatctggtacacttgtcagggacttaataGTCACATAATTGATCCTGCCATGGCTGCACTAATTGGAATTCATCCAACTCTTGTTCAGCATACTAGTGCCAATATGAATGTGGTTGTCATGGCTGTTCTGACTGGAAATTCTCCTGTTTTAGTTCAACATATTGGTCCTAGTATAAGTGTGGCAGTTGCTGCTGCATAGGCGAGGATTGTTGCTCACCATATGGTTGAAAACAAGGAGGTGTTTGCTGCAAAGAATGCTCACTAAAAGGCTCACTGAACAAGTTAAATTGTGGTGGTTGAGCATTATAAGGGAAAAGGTGATTACCATATGCAGAGAAGTGATCCATGCTTAGCAAATGCACACTAGAAGAACACTAAACAGACCCCTAGGACCTCTATTGCAAAACTTAAGCTAAGATCTatgaatagaaaagaaaaattgtacaAACTACATGGATGCAAAGACTAACAATACACTTCTAAACTTAATTCGCTGAGTTCTCGACAATGGAGTCAtttgttgaaaggctttttggtcgcacaaaaagtcaacaaatCCTAGTctccactaatgtagtataggacAACCACAGGATCAATCCGCAGACTCGGTAAAAATTAGGTTTAGAAAATGTAAAGTTCgatcttgtatttatttactaattatttactTACTAAATACTAAAGAGGTAGGgacatttaaaatgaatgaaactaaaataaagaattaaaagtaGTCTAAactaaaatctatttaaaagaataaagaaattgaaatgtaataaaagaaaggtttaatacctattttggtccctcctttgggagggtttgttcaaagtggtccctcctttttaaaaaagttcacttaagtcctacgttttgcaaaaaatgttcaaaatggtcattttcgctaacggcgttaagttcattAACGGCAGACGTGCCAGGTGTCTAACATCTGCTGATttggcattgttaattgttttaaaatatatatttaatgctGAGGTGGAAATGTTTATAATTAAGGTTggattagtgtaggatttaggTGTAATTTTTAGTTTGTGATTAAGTTAACCATATGTTACAGTGATTCATGGTTATGGTTCCCAAGTTTAAAAGCAATGGTTAGGGTTTGTGGTCATTTGCTGCAGAGTTTTGGAAAGTCTAAAGGTTAGGGTTTAGAGTGTTGAATGGCTTCTTCACAAAGNGGTTGTTCTTGTTCNAAGACAACGGCCAAAGGAGNTTCGCATTCATCACAGGGTGCTGTTTCGAGGGGTGGTGGGATAACCCCCACTTGCTACTGTGGTGATTTTGCCATACTGAAAGTTGCGAAAACTGCAAGGAATGCTGGGAGGCAATTTTGGGCATGTCGTCATTATAAGGTTTTCGTAATAGCAAAGtgacttttatgtttaattgatttcttATGTTGacagttttttttgttttttgtgagTAATAGGGTGCATTTACAAGTGAGATGTCATGTAACTTTTTCAAGTGGTTTGGTGAAGAGAACGGTGATGATAGAGATGGTACAAATGTGAGGCAAAGCAACAAGAGGACCACTGATATGGAAAGTGCTGTGAAAGACTTGCAGAGAAAGATGAAGTTAGTAGTTGGAGTTGGGGTTGTTGTTATTGTGCTTAACATCATAATATTGGGGTTGTTTTTAGGTTGATGTTAATGTCCAATTTATGTTGTGTTCATGTATTTTGAGTTCATGTTGTAATGTTTTAAGTGCCCTTAGGTTGATGTTAGGTGGGCAATCTGGAAGCAATGTTGTCTTTGTGTATTATGTGTTGCTACTGTAATATAACTTGAACCATCTGggttagttaaattaaattcgTAATAGTCCTCAGTTTCGTTATAAGTTGTGCAATTTGGTCCttacttttgtttaaaaatgttcattttggtcccCCTTTTACTTAAAAATTGTGCATAATGGTCCCTTAAATTCAACATAATTCCAATGCCTGGTAAGGAAACCTAATCGTAAAAGAACATTCAAACAATAGTTTTACACAGAATATTCAGTACATCCAGTGAAACATTAATAGATTCAAAGAAAGATCCAGTGAAACAATAACACCAAATTCATACAAAACATGTCCAAATTCAAATACCTTGGTGATAAAATGTCTAACTTCAAATAAACATACATAAAACCTTAGCTACAAAACATGTCCTACACACTCTCANTACACTGTCCTATGCAACTTTTCTTCTAATTGTTAACTTGTTCCTTGGTACTGGTGGAGTTGGTTCTGTCATGGAATCTTGTGTTGGTACTGGAGGCTGAGTTGGTTGGTCACTTGGTGGTTCTTGTGGCTGGGTAGGTTGGTCACTTGGTGGTTCTTGTGGCTGGGTAGGTTGCTCAGTTGGTGGTTCTTGTGGCTGGGTAGGTTGCTCAGTTGTTGGTTCTGTTGGCTCTATGATGGGTGGACGTAGAGgacaaatttttttgttgtgccCCACTTGACGACAGATGCTACATTTCTTTCTATGCCCACCAACAGTCATCTGGGTCCCATCCTTGGTTAGCTCCCATGGGtccaatcttcttttcttctttggccTTCCAGGCATCTTCCTCTTTACTGGTGGCATTATATCAGGGAAGCTTGTTTTCTCCCATATGAGGTGGCCATTCACTGGATAAATGATGA
Coding sequences within:
- the LOC106758217 gene encoding uncharacterized protein LOC106758217, translating into MASSQXGCSCSKTTAKGXSHSSQGAVSRGGGITPTCYCGDFAILKVAKTARNAGRQFWACRHYKGAFTSEMSCNFFKWFGEENGDDRDGTNVRQSNKRTTDMESAVKDLQRKMKLVVGVGVVVIVLNIIILGLFLG